In Halogeometricum sp. S1BR25-6, a single genomic region encodes these proteins:
- a CDS encoding type II/IV secretion system ATPase subunit, which translates to MNGPAENDAKPNRVTVGDVPPPLPPDHGEAWYAADVRTQYEVVPGVVVTVRDDGDVGFRYEVSEPGLGPREESALRTVEDHFSVVSRRRPLTREGTAERAEAGVPPKYRRVFDRLLDVSPAARRRIEYYALCELRLLGEMTPLALDGRVEVVDVSQDGADGTLVVHTENYAPATTTYRTDAEFADRVAGERLRHYTVPFCGFDVDVVLHRDHLLGDDRFTTKYAVLEPDLLPGDEELIAECKERIWEANAGEVVEDRRGFVRERARQFLSRRLTARNTRAWVEATEYRVRSALSEYGLVLPPVDRRFAEDRLEDLVYYVLRDYVGEGVLSIPIRDPDLEDVEANRVGERVKVIPRADAVDDAAIGGGRVPTNLAFEDETSFVNVVTQLAAADGVELNASRPSAKVNLRPEGVEETIRCAVALPVISADGPHVSIRKQAADPMTPVDLVHLDALPVELVALLWMLYEHRRVVLFSGPTGVGKTTLMNAHMPFIPYDHRPVSIDEGAREVRLPHETGISLTTREHESEFKRVSMADLMTEANYLNPDVEVIAEVNTPASFETFAEVLNTGHGVVGTTHAENVETLVNRVVEQGLPAYLLRELDLVVFPHRVDGKRYVGEVVELVDEAGYDALPPTARKGSIEKAGQTLYWNTVLWRETDGSFAVAHDHPRLGDEHRRLSHRVFHRVAAATDREVEAVEAEFLRKRGYVEYLVRENVSDCDRVFGFLSDLRTDEAATVERVRRKMAESGAERADEKPESSGTNEPAEAGTRGADR; encoded by the coding sequence ATGAACGGTCCGGCGGAGAACGACGCGAAACCGAACCGGGTGACGGTCGGAGACGTGCCGCCGCCGCTTCCCCCCGACCACGGCGAGGCGTGGTACGCCGCGGACGTCCGAACGCAGTACGAGGTGGTGCCGGGAGTCGTCGTGACCGTCCGCGACGACGGCGACGTCGGGTTTCGCTACGAGGTGTCCGAACCCGGGTTGGGTCCGCGCGAGGAGTCCGCCCTGCGGACCGTCGAAGACCACTTTTCGGTCGTCAGCCGCCGCCGGCCGCTGACACGCGAGGGTACCGCCGAACGCGCCGAGGCGGGCGTCCCCCCGAAGTACCGGCGCGTGTTCGACCGTCTGCTCGACGTGTCGCCCGCCGCCCGGCGGCGCATCGAGTACTACGCGCTCTGCGAGTTGCGTCTCCTGGGCGAGATGACGCCGTTGGCGCTGGACGGCCGCGTCGAGGTGGTCGACGTGAGCCAAGACGGCGCGGACGGAACGCTCGTCGTTCACACCGAGAACTACGCCCCCGCGACGACGACCTATCGAACGGACGCCGAGTTCGCAGACCGGGTCGCGGGCGAACGACTCCGCCACTACACCGTCCCGTTCTGCGGGTTCGACGTCGACGTGGTCCTCCATCGCGACCACCTCCTCGGCGACGACCGCTTCACGACGAAGTACGCCGTCCTCGAACCCGACCTGCTCCCCGGCGACGAGGAACTCATCGCCGAATGCAAAGAGCGCATCTGGGAGGCCAACGCCGGCGAGGTGGTCGAGGACCGGCGCGGGTTCGTCCGTGAACGCGCCCGACAGTTCCTCTCGCGGCGGCTGACGGCGCGAAACACGCGCGCGTGGGTCGAGGCGACCGAGTACCGGGTTCGCTCGGCGCTCTCGGAGTACGGCCTCGTCCTCCCGCCGGTGGACCGCCGGTTCGCCGAGGACCGGTTGGAGGACCTCGTCTACTACGTCCTCCGCGACTACGTCGGCGAGGGCGTCCTCTCCATTCCCATCCGCGACCCCGACCTCGAGGACGTCGAGGCGAACCGCGTCGGCGAACGCGTGAAGGTCATCCCGCGCGCCGACGCCGTCGACGACGCGGCCATCGGCGGCGGCCGCGTCCCGACGAACCTCGCCTTCGAGGACGAGACGAGTTTCGTCAACGTCGTCACCCAACTGGCGGCCGCCGACGGCGTGGAGTTGAACGCCTCTCGCCCCTCGGCAAAGGTGAATCTCCGACCTGAGGGGGTCGAAGAGACGATTCGCTGCGCCGTCGCCCTGCCGGTCATCTCCGCGGACGGCCCGCACGTCTCTATCCGCAAACAGGCCGCCGACCCGATGACGCCGGTCGACCTCGTCCACCTCGACGCCCTGCCCGTCGAGTTGGTCGCCCTGCTGTGGATGCTGTACGAGCACCGCCGCGTCGTGCTGTTCTCCGGACCGACGGGGGTCGGGAAGACGACGCTCATGAACGCACATATGCCGTTCATCCCCTACGACCACCGCCCGGTGAGCATCGACGAGGGGGCGCGAGAGGTCCGTCTCCCCCACGAGACGGGTATCTCGCTGACGACCCGAGAGCACGAATCGGAGTTCAAGCGGGTCTCGATGGCCGACCTGATGACCGAGGCCAACTACCTGAACCCCGACGTGGAGGTCATCGCCGAGGTGAACACGCCCGCGTCGTTCGAGACCTTCGCCGAGGTACTGAACACCGGTCACGGCGTCGTCGGGACGACGCACGCCGAGAACGTGGAGACGCTCGTCAACCGCGTCGTCGAACAGGGTCTCCCGGCGTACCTCCTGCGGGAGTTGGACCTCGTTGTCTTCCCGCACCGCGTGGACGGGAAGCGCTACGTCGGCGAAGTCGTCGAACTCGTCGACGAGGCGGGATACGACGCGCTTCCGCCGACCGCGCGGAAGGGGTCCATCGAGAAAGCCGGCCAGACGCTCTACTGGAACACCGTGCTGTGGCGAGAGACCGACGGGTCGTTCGCCGTCGCGCACGACCACCCGCGACTCGGCGACGAGCACCGCCGCCTCTCGCACCGCGTGTTCCACCGCGTCGCCGCCGCGACCGACAGAGAGGTGGAAGCGGTCGAAGCCGAGTTCCTGCGGAAACGGGGGTACGTGGAGTATCTCGTCCGCGAGAACGTCTCCGACTGCGACCGCGTGTTCGGCTTTCTGTCCGATCTCCGAACCGACGAGGCGGCGACGGTCGAACGCGTCCGCCGGAAAATGGCCGAGAGCGGAGCGGAGAGAGCGGACGAGAAACCCGAATCGAGCGGAACGAACGAACCGGCCGAAGCCGGAACGAGGGGAGCGGATCGATGA
- a CDS encoding DUF7262 family protein: MTERRRSRNRNRNRGRSGNGGLSTDRAQLATPMVEVTVGLLFVLAVVAGFALAPVETGDRRALDRTASDALAILVAEAPEGDGADRLAAACESPSSFVAEADALNSRLDAILPAPLSYRLETPYGPVGPPRPTGVPTGRAWVTTDGCTATLWVWYV; the protein is encoded by the coding sequence GTGACTGAACGCCGACGGTCCCGGAACCGAAATCGGAACCGGGGTCGGTCCGGGAACGGCGGGCTCTCTACGGACCGAGCGCAACTCGCCACGCCGATGGTCGAGGTGACGGTCGGTCTCCTGTTCGTCCTCGCCGTCGTCGCCGGATTCGCGCTCGCACCCGTCGAGACGGGCGACCGGCGAGCACTCGACCGGACCGCGTCGGACGCGCTGGCGATTCTCGTCGCCGAGGCGCCCGAGGGCGACGGCGCCGACCGCCTCGCTGCCGCCTGCGAGTCGCCGTCGTCGTTCGTCGCCGAGGCTGACGCCCTCAACTCGCGGCTCGACGCGATACTTCCGGCCCCGCTCTCGTACCGACTGGAAACCCCGTACGGGCCCGTCGGACCCCCGCGTCCGACCGGCGTCCCGACCGGTCGGGCTTGGGTGACGACCGACGGCTGTACGGCGACGCTGTGGGTGTGGTACGTGTGA
- a CDS encoding methyltransferase, whose amino-acid sequence MPLNPNFLERLVLFRLNKGPAPMLDLFGAASFESVSLALELGLFESLAGAEAPLTAAALADRLDAHPDGLATLCNFLVAEGYLTTEEDGYRLTGMTETWLLAASETDMGPWLAFWNDLVFPFWERELETAVREGEPSRSIYEWFDEQPGRWEVAQAGFRAAASLLVDDVVDAVTVPGGSTRLIDVGGGHGLYAVELCRRHPNLSATVFDLPGAVAAVDDEIPDAVADQVSTRAGDYRTDDLGDGYDVALLFNIIHAHDPTENTALFERVADSLAPGGRIIVLDQWEGSGRTSVSRAGLRFVALTYLTTLGATVYAHEEVTSWLRDAGFGDVTRRSVGPLSGLALVEATKR is encoded by the coding sequence ATGCCCCTCAATCCGAATTTTCTCGAGCGATTGGTGCTGTTTCGGCTCAACAAGGGTCCGGCGCCGATGCTCGACCTGTTCGGTGCGGCGAGCTTCGAGTCGGTGTCGCTCGCCCTCGAGTTGGGTCTCTTCGAGTCGCTCGCGGGCGCGGAGGCCCCGCTCACGGCCGCGGCTCTCGCCGACCGTCTCGACGCCCACCCCGACGGTCTCGCTACGCTCTGCAACTTCCTCGTCGCCGAGGGCTACTTGACCACCGAGGAAGACGGCTACCGGCTCACCGGGATGACGGAGACGTGGCTGCTGGCCGCCTCCGAGACGGACATGGGGCCGTGGCTCGCGTTCTGGAACGACCTCGTCTTCCCGTTCTGGGAGCGCGAACTCGAAACCGCGGTCAGGGAGGGCGAACCGAGCCGGTCGATCTACGAGTGGTTCGACGAGCAACCCGGCCGCTGGGAGGTCGCGCAGGCCGGCTTTCGGGCGGCCGCCTCCCTCTTGGTGGACGACGTGGTCGACGCGGTGACCGTTCCGGGCGGGAGCACCCGACTCATCGACGTCGGCGGGGGACACGGACTGTACGCCGTCGAGTTGTGCCGCCGGCACCCGAATCTCTCGGCGACCGTTTTCGATCTCCCGGGTGCCGTTGCGGCCGTTGACGACGAAATCCCCGACGCGGTGGCGGACCAGGTCAGCACGCGAGCGGGGGACTACCGGACGGACGACCTCGGGGACGGCTACGACGTGGCGCTTCTGTTCAACATCATCCACGCGCACGACCCGACGGAGAACACCGCGTTGTTTGAGCGCGTGGCCGACTCGCTCGCGCCGGGCGGTCGGATTATCGTATTAGACCAATGGGAGGGGAGCGGGCGAACGTCGGTGAGTCGAGCCGGTCTTCGGTTCGTCGCGCTGACGTATCTGACGACGCTCGGAGCGACCGTCTACGCGCACGAGGAGGTCACCTCGTGGCTCCGGGACGCCGGCTTCGGGGACGTCACCCGACGGAGCGTCGGCCCGCTGTCGGGGCTGGCCCTCGTCGAAGCGACGAAGCGGTAA
- a CDS encoding type II secretion system F family protein, which translates to MTETAAPSTAARDDSLSVFDRTLYALFARHADAPRHERHRRDYRGTDLRVGFDLFLARVYGLSWLATLAAAVPFLVVVLALPRRTLDGWVAFAEALVPPVAALPVPRVPPVVLGVFAACAVGLVAKRAVVLLGGRYLRWAAAARRSNIDRTLPGAVRYLHVLASGSDGRRAMLRRVADTRAYGETAVSCRKALNTAAMTGNVNAGLRRVARDTPAQNTLAPFLLKFGEHADQGSDALRNYLRMESRMLGHREDRARQQAEGFLELLAEIFIVLLVLPALFVITLTVMSVITPGLSATVTTPAGTTTLRGLVVYGNGAFILVVGAGASALVASIRPPDQRVGYARPDTTLGMLSTATTNPASATLAFVPFGVAAGLLAVVAGADAVGIVLAGYVVYAVPVGAVAVRRARVDDAKDRELKDFVHAISGHVSLGRPFPAAVELVARNVDLGPLSADVADLALTLRLTSPNTGTDEDLRTAALDRFVERVGTPMAEQTIGLVIGALDAGSDTGTVFEMLQSEIGRLYHARKALRSGMIVYVAVGWTTALLVVGITVATGSHVFDGFAQLSSMANLDSVAIDPNAIDLARDRHRLYVTTQATMLASGWFAGTASRGRYEALLHSGLLVAVCYLVFAGAGSI; encoded by the coding sequence ATGACCGAGACGGCCGCTCCGTCGACCGCCGCGCGCGACGACTCGCTGTCGGTCTTCGACCGCACGCTGTACGCTCTGTTCGCCCGCCACGCCGACGCCCCCCGACACGAACGTCACCGCCGCGACTATCGCGGCACCGACCTGCGCGTGGGGTTCGACCTGTTCCTCGCGCGGGTGTACGGCCTCTCGTGGCTGGCGACGCTCGCCGCCGCGGTTCCGTTTCTCGTCGTCGTCCTCGCCCTCCCGCGGCGGACGCTGGACGGGTGGGTCGCGTTCGCTGAAGCGCTCGTTCCGCCGGTCGCCGCGCTTCCGGTTCCACGCGTCCCGCCGGTCGTCCTCGGCGTCTTCGCGGCGTGTGCGGTCGGTCTCGTCGCCAAGCGCGCCGTCGTCCTTCTCGGCGGACGGTACCTTCGGTGGGCCGCCGCCGCTCGGCGGTCGAACATCGACCGGACGCTCCCCGGCGCCGTCCGCTACCTGCACGTCCTCGCCTCCGGGAGCGACGGCCGGCGGGCGATGCTCCGCCGCGTCGCCGACACGCGGGCGTACGGCGAGACGGCCGTCTCGTGCCGAAAGGCGCTGAACACCGCCGCGATGACCGGCAACGTCAACGCCGGCCTCCGGCGCGTCGCCCGCGACACCCCGGCGCAGAACACGCTCGCCCCCTTTCTGCTCAAGTTCGGCGAGCACGCCGACCAGGGTTCGGACGCCCTCCGGAACTACCTCCGCATGGAGAGCCGAATGCTCGGCCACCGGGAGGACCGCGCCCGTCAGCAGGCGGAGGGCTTTCTCGAACTCCTCGCCGAGATATTCATCGTCCTCCTCGTCCTGCCCGCCCTGTTCGTCATCACGCTGACCGTGATGAGCGTCATCACGCCCGGACTGTCGGCGACGGTGACGACGCCGGCGGGGACGACGACGCTCCGCGGTCTCGTCGTCTACGGCAACGGCGCGTTCATCCTCGTCGTCGGGGCGGGAGCGTCGGCGCTCGTCGCCTCGATTCGGCCGCCGGACCAGCGGGTCGGCTACGCCCGCCCGGACACGACGCTCGGGATGCTCTCGACGGCGACGACCAACCCGGCCAGCGCGACGCTCGCCTTCGTCCCCTTCGGGGTCGCCGCCGGCCTCCTGGCGGTCGTCGCTGGCGCGGACGCCGTCGGCATCGTCCTCGCGGGGTACGTCGTCTACGCCGTCCCCGTCGGCGCCGTCGCCGTCCGCCGAGCGCGGGTCGACGACGCGAAGGACAGGGAGTTGAAGGACTTCGTCCACGCCATCTCCGGGCACGTCAGCCTCGGTCGACCGTTCCCGGCGGCCGTCGAACTCGTCGCCCGGAACGTCGATTTGGGACCGCTCTCCGCCGACGTGGCCGACCTGGCGCTCACCCTCCGCCTCACGTCGCCGAACACGGGGACCGACGAGGACCTACGGACCGCGGCCTTGGACCGGTTCGTCGAACGCGTCGGGACGCCGATGGCCGAGCAGACCATCGGCCTCGTCATCGGCGCCCTCGACGCCGGCAGCGACACGGGGACGGTGTTCGAGATGCTGCAGTCCGAGATAGGGAGACTCTATCACGCCCGAAAAGCCCTGCGCTCGGGGATGATCGTCTACGTCGCCGTCGGGTGGACGACGGCCCTGCTGGTCGTCGGCATCACGGTGGCGACGGGGTCGCACGTGTTCGACGGGTTCGCGCAGTTGTCGTCGATGGCAAACCTCGACAGCGTCGCCATCGACCCGAACGCCATCGACCTCGCGCGGGACCGCCACCGACTGTACGTGACGACGCAGGCGACGATGCTCGCCTCGGGGTGGTTCGCCGGCACGGCCAGCAGGGGCCGGTACGAGGCGCTGTTGCACTCCGGACTGCTGGTCGCCGTCTGCTATCTCGTCTTCGCGGGGGCGGGGTCGATATGA
- a CDS encoding acetoacetate decarboxylase family protein: MGTDQAPPTESGGTGPIPLSTGETVTLPLSTEATMLGAAFAVPRRQVAALLPDELRPMRVTARGKSAVTFLSVEYHRIGDGQIDPYDEFAVVLPAVHESTTTVPYLSALTRPSGYIWYLPVTTEPAKALGVDVWGFPKVVADITHADDGARRRTTVTVDGDRFITFETRRPPSMATRKNGHVYAVKDDELRRVPTEVVGEIGAWPFSDEVSVTFGEAHRAEPLRELDIGDRALARVSVEGEAWFYPGEPPFAE; this comes from the coding sequence ATGGGAACGGACCAGGCACCACCGACCGAATCCGGTGGGACGGGCCCGATACCGCTCTCCACGGGCGAGACGGTTACCCTCCCGCTGTCGACCGAAGCGACGATGCTGGGGGCCGCGTTCGCGGTTCCGAGACGGCAAGTCGCGGCGCTGTTGCCCGACGAACTACGGCCGATGCGGGTGACGGCGCGCGGGAAGTCTGCGGTGACGTTTCTGAGCGTCGAGTATCACCGCATCGGTGACGGTCAGATCGACCCGTACGACGAGTTCGCCGTCGTTCTACCGGCCGTTCACGAGTCGACGACGACGGTTCCGTATCTGTCTGCACTGACCCGCCCGAGCGGCTACATCTGGTATCTCCCGGTGACGACGGAACCCGCCAAAGCACTCGGAGTCGACGTCTGGGGATTCCCGAAGGTCGTGGCCGACATCACCCACGCGGACGACGGCGCTCGCCGACGAACGACCGTCACCGTCGACGGGGACCGGTTCATCACCTTCGAGACCCGCCGTCCGCCGTCCATGGCGACGCGAAAGAACGGTCACGTCTACGCCGTCAAGGACGACGAGTTGCGGCGCGTCCCGACCGAGGTCGTCGGCGAAATCGGTGCGTGGCCGTTCTCCGACGAGGTTTCGGTGACGTTCGGGGAAGCGCACCGCGCGGAACCGCTCCGGGAACTCGACATCGGTGACCGGGCGCTCGCCCGCGTCTCTGTCGAGGGTGAGGCATGGTTCTATCCTGGCGAACCGCCGTTCGCCGAGTGA
- a CDS encoding SRPBCC family protein produces the protein MILEETTEVKASPGDVYRFFESMEENYPRWHPDHVTFLWIDGESLKAGEKAYFEETIAGKRQRKTVRFTRVESDRYIEFEPTSLLIGLLVPHISFTIVPRPDGCEITQRIKVRTGPIGAWLNRGEFDAVRKHMREEGENLKRIFEERE, from the coding sequence ATGATACTGGAGGAAACAACGGAGGTGAAGGCGTCACCAGGGGACGTATATCGGTTTTTCGAGTCGATGGAAGAGAACTACCCGCGGTGGCATCCCGACCACGTTACCTTCCTGTGGATCGACGGAGAGAGTTTGAAAGCGGGAGAGAAAGCGTACTTCGAGGAGACAATCGCGGGAAAGCGACAGCGGAAAACGGTTCGATTCACGCGGGTGGAGTCAGACCGATACATCGAGTTCGAACCGACATCGCTGCTAATCGGACTTCTTGTGCCTCACATCAGTTTCACCATCGTCCCGCGTCCGGACGGTTGTGAGATCACGCAACGTATCAAGGTGCGAACCGGCCCGATCGGTGCGTGGCTCAACCGAGGAGAGTTCGACGCCGTTCGGAAGCACATGCGAGAGGAAGGCGAGAATCTGAAACGGATCTTCGAAGAGAGGGAATAG
- a CDS encoding inorganic phosphate transporter produces the protein MTSLLLVAGVLVAMFVAYNIGGSTTGPAFGPAVGAGAISKPVAAGLMGVFFFIGAWTLGRNVVTKLGTELVVDPGIFTLESSIVVLFFIGIALLVGNLFGVPASTSMTAVGAIAGLALAGGVLDFAVMGQIVVWWVVSPIIGFWVSLIIGRYFYARLNGLIAIERSTGPLLDLDRSGVVPVPRVHRTTNRRELVGTFTVVAIGCLMAFSSGTSNIANAVAPLVGSGELAMNPAIVLGGIAVAIGSFTIARRTLETMGSDLTELPLTAAIVVASVSSTLVVFLSALGIPASFVIIATMSIVGLGWGRATRPMTGSEIVAGEGGAPIRVDALAAEREGETLPPIGAEDADDIPDPGALFKPVMTARVVLMQNVVPAIATAGAYLTFRFVPIFGF, from the coding sequence ATGACCAGCCTCCTACTCGTCGCTGGCGTTCTCGTCGCGATGTTCGTCGCATACAATATCGGAGGGTCGACCACGGGGCCGGCGTTCGGGCCGGCCGTCGGGGCCGGCGCAATCTCCAAACCCGTCGCCGCAGGGCTGATGGGCGTGTTCTTTTTCATCGGTGCTTGGACGCTGGGTCGGAACGTCGTAACGAAGCTCGGCACCGAGTTGGTCGTCGACCCCGGTATCTTCACGCTCGAATCGTCTATCGTGGTGCTGTTCTTCATCGGAATCGCACTGCTGGTCGGGAACCTCTTCGGCGTCCCGGCCTCGACCTCGATGACCGCCGTGGGGGCGATCGCCGGCCTCGCGCTGGCCGGCGGGGTGTTGGATTTCGCCGTGATGGGACAGATCGTCGTGTGGTGGGTCGTCTCGCCCATCATCGGCTTCTGGGTCTCGTTGATCATCGGCCGGTACTTCTACGCACGGCTGAACGGACTGATCGCGATAGAGCGCAGCACGGGACCCCTCCTCGACCTCGACCGATCCGGCGTCGTCCCCGTTCCGCGGGTTCACCGAACGACCAACCGTCGGGAGCTGGTCGGGACGTTTACCGTCGTCGCGATCGGCTGTCTGATGGCCTTCTCTTCCGGCACCTCGAACATCGCCAACGCCGTCGCACCGCTGGTCGGCAGCGGCGAACTGGCCATGAACCCGGCCATCGTCCTCGGCGGTATCGCCGTCGCCATCGGCTCGTTCACCATCGCTCGACGAACCCTGGAGACGATGGGCAGCGACCTCACGGAACTACCCCTCACCGCGGCCATCGTCGTCGCGTCGGTCTCCTCGACGCTGGTCGTGTTCCTCTCGGCGCTCGGCATCCCCGCGAGTTTCGTCATCATCGCGACCATGTCCATCGTCGGGCTGGGGTGGGGCCGAGCGACCCGACCGATGACCGGTTCCGAGATAGTCGCTGGCGAGGGCGGGGCACCGATTAGGGTCGACGCGCTGGCAGCCGAAAGAGAGGGTGAGACGCTCCCCCCGATCGGCGCGGAGGACGCCGATGACATCCCCGATCCGGGGGCGTTGTTCAAGCCCGTGATGACCGCCCGGGTCGTCCTGATGCAGAACGTCGTGCCGGCCATCGCGACGGCCGGTGCCTATCTCACGTTCCGGTTCGTCCCGATATTCGGGTTCTGA
- a CDS encoding DUF7263 family protein gives MTSESGRGQANLLSLAAALVLLTTATVGSVLLANVALAGADTDPGARHAAEALAGRLVAADAPHAGRPNVVSETAIRSLTAADADRFAPSVRGRAVRVRLGDEVLVERGDPDGVRVRRLVRVERTAARTTTVNLSVRRRVALPDRTPSVGLSIVTRNGTAVTAVSANDRLVLRDPNGLSGDYEFRATRVAPPTVSFELEDDAGDIEGEVTVRWTEVDATVEPLAVTVGD, from the coding sequence GTGACGAGCGAATCCGGTCGGGGGCAGGCGAACCTCCTGAGTCTCGCCGCCGCGCTCGTCCTCCTGACGACGGCGACGGTCGGGAGCGTTCTCCTCGCGAACGTCGCACTCGCGGGCGCCGACACCGATCCCGGTGCGAGGCACGCCGCGGAGGCGCTGGCGGGCCGACTGGTCGCGGCCGACGCGCCGCACGCCGGGCGGCCGAACGTCGTCTCGGAAACGGCGATTCGCTCGCTGACCGCCGCCGACGCGGACCGCTTCGCGCCGTCGGTTCGCGGCCGCGCGGTTCGCGTCCGTTTGGGCGACGAGGTGCTCGTCGAACGCGGCGACCCCGACGGGGTTCGGGTCCGCCGCCTCGTCCGCGTCGAACGCACCGCGGCGCGAACGACAACGGTGAACCTCTCCGTCCGGCGGCGCGTGGCGCTCCCGGACCGCACGCCTTCGGTCGGACTCTCCATCGTAACCCGAAACGGGACGGCAGTCACGGCCGTCAGCGCGAACGACCGCCTCGTCCTACGGGACCCGAACGGGCTCTCGGGCGACTACGAGTTCCGCGCGACGCGGGTCGCCCCGCCGACGGTGTCGTTCGAGCTCGAAGACGACGCGGGGGATATCGAGGGTGAGGTGACGGTGCGCTGGACCGAAGTGGACGCGACGGTGGAACCGCTGGCGGTGACCGTCGGTGACTGA
- a CDS encoding DUF7289 family protein — MTRSRGNGDRAQSAVVGVAVLLGITVVGIGVLTAAAGAVVEEGATAAATARVADGIDDALDTGTVTETETTVRLADGTLRTADRTVRVLGDSGVVWSVNAGAVVYESRGRRVSAVAGAVTSGPGGRSGGSSMSAPPSVAAADGTLYVGVPALNASGTDAVSARGAALPVTLRTAPTHERRILPADRYRVAVETTAPAAWEREFRRRGTTTVRRDFDGDGVPSVVAAFPGERTVHLVVHDLRLEMEVGA; from the coding sequence ATGACGCGTAGTCGAGGAAACGGGGACCGGGCACAGTCGGCCGTCGTCGGCGTCGCCGTCCTCCTCGGTATCACCGTCGTCGGTATCGGCGTCCTCACCGCCGCGGCGGGCGCGGTCGTCGAGGAGGGGGCGACGGCGGCCGCGACCGCTCGGGTCGCCGACGGTATCGACGACGCCCTCGATACGGGCACCGTCACAGAAACGGAGACGACGGTGAGACTCGCCGACGGCACGCTCCGAACGGCCGACAGGACCGTTCGCGTCTTGGGCGACTCCGGCGTCGTCTGGTCGGTGAACGCCGGGGCGGTGGTGTACGAGTCGAGGGGCAGGCGCGTCAGCGCCGTCGCGGGTGCGGTAACCTCCGGTCCGGGCGGTCGGAGCGGCGGGAGTTCGATGTCGGCGCCGCCGAGCGTCGCGGCCGCGGACGGGACGCTGTACGTCGGCGTCCCCGCGTTGAACGCCTCCGGGACCGACGCCGTGTCGGCGCGCGGGGCGGCGCTCCCGGTGACGCTTCGGACCGCACCGACGCACGAGCGACGGATCCTGCCGGCGGACCGGTACCGCGTGGCCGTCGAGACGACCGCACCCGCCGCGTGGGAACGCGAGTTCCGACGGCGGGGGACGACGACCGTACGTCGCGATTTCGACGGCGACGGCGTCCCCAGCGTCGTCGCCGCCTTCCCCGGCGAACGGACCGTCCACCTCGTCGTGCACGACCTCCGCCTCGAGATGGAGGTGGGAGCGTGA
- a CDS encoding DUF7266 family protein, producing the protein MRRRGRALRRPGRLRTERALSPVVGKSLELGVVVLFVAVLSASFYGGIVPEYRTTAAAEAGDRALVGGAERVERAVPERPGRIERRVAVSLPATLRGDPYRIRAASDPEANATALVLDHPDVGVGGRVRLSFPTRGANVTGTWESASDSWVVVRGGSERVSVSLENGRGDSDGRDGGRS; encoded by the coding sequence GTGAGACGCCGCGGTAGGGCCCTCCGCCGACCCGGCCGACTCCGGACCGAACGGGCCCTCTCGCCGGTCGTCGGGAAGTCGCTCGAACTCGGCGTCGTCGTGCTGTTCGTCGCCGTCCTGAGCGCGTCGTTCTACGGCGGTATCGTCCCTGAGTACCGGACCACCGCGGCGGCCGAAGCCGGCGACCGCGCCCTCGTCGGAGGCGCCGAACGCGTCGAACGCGCCGTCCCCGAACGTCCGGGGCGCATCGAACGCCGCGTCGCCGTCTCGCTTCCGGCGACGCTCCGGGGGGACCCCTACCGGATACGCGCCGCTTCGGACCCGGAGGCGAACGCCACCGCACTGGTCCTCGACCACCCCGACGTCGGCGTCGGCGGTCGGGTTCGCCTCTCGTTCCCGACGCGGGGGGCGAACGTGACCGGAACGTGGGAGAGCGCGAGCGACTCGTGGGTCGTCGTCCGCGGCGGTTCCGAGCGCGTCTCGGTGTCGCTGGAGAACGGGCGCGGAGATTCGGACGGCCGCGACGGGGGGCGGTCGTGA